In Leucobacter insecticola, one DNA window encodes the following:
- the rsmG gene encoding 16S rRNA (guanine(527)-N(7))-methyltransferase RsmG, whose product MKHVEFETEPAAAVDLAGDRIKVLREFTTDLAARGEELGLIGPLELPRLWTRHVLNSAVLAPLIQSDARVADIGTGGGMPGLVLAIVRPDAHFLLVEPMERRCIWLNEQIERLGLSNAEVRRGRAEEFHGAFEVDQITARAVTALRKLVPLTAPLVKDGGEMLFLKGAAIENEIDAAEKVLRKYRLRDITIEELGKGQLAETTRVFRARLGSHG is encoded by the coding sequence GTGAAACACGTAGAGTTCGAGACCGAACCGGCCGCAGCCGTCGATTTGGCGGGCGACCGTATTAAGGTGCTGCGCGAGTTCACCACCGATCTTGCTGCGCGAGGAGAAGAGCTTGGGCTCATTGGCCCCCTCGAGCTCCCCCGCTTATGGACCCGGCATGTGCTGAACAGTGCCGTACTCGCGCCGCTGATCCAGTCTGATGCGCGCGTCGCCGACATTGGCACCGGTGGCGGTATGCCCGGACTTGTGCTTGCGATTGTTCGCCCTGACGCCCACTTTCTACTGGTTGAACCCATGGAGCGGCGCTGCATCTGGCTCAATGAGCAGATCGAGCGGCTCGGGTTGAGCAATGCCGAGGTGCGGCGAGGGCGTGCTGAGGAATTCCACGGTGCCTTTGAGGTGGATCAGATTACCGCCCGAGCGGTTACGGCGCTCCGAAAGCTTGTTCCTCTCACGGCACCCCTTGTCAAGGACGGCGGCGAAATGCTGTTCTTGAAGGGTGCGGCGATTGAGAACGAGATTGACGCCGCTGAAAAGGTTTTGCGCAAGTACCGGCTTCGAGATATCACTATTGAAGAGCTCGGTAAGGGTCAACTCGCGGAAACGACGCGCGTTTTTCGGGCTAGGCTTGGGAGTCATGGCTGA
- a CDS encoding ParA family protein has translation MAEAEKSLVGDHLVDKIRRRRRLAETVSPLPQKTRVITVSNQKGGVGKTTTTVNLASALARRGANVLVIDLDPQGNASTALGVHHRPEVTSVYDVLLGDSELADALQVSSDHENLLCVPSTINLAGAEIELVSLVAREQRLRTAVETFLRESERDYHYVFIDCPPSLGLLTVNAFVAADEVLIPIQCEYYALEGLSQLLGNIQLIQKHLNPSLRVSTILLTMYDARTNLAQEVAGEVRAHFPKEVLNAVVPRSVRISEAPSYGQTVHAYDGASIGALAYLEAAAEMAERGADGSKNDPVNDGGA, from the coding sequence ATGGCTGAAGCTGAGAAATCACTCGTTGGCGATCACCTCGTCGACAAGATTAGGCGACGCCGGAGGCTTGCGGAAACGGTCTCCCCGCTCCCCCAGAAGACCCGTGTCATCACGGTTTCTAACCAAAAGGGCGGCGTCGGAAAGACCACCACTACCGTGAACCTCGCGTCGGCGCTTGCGCGACGCGGTGCGAACGTGCTCGTCATCGACCTTGATCCACAGGGCAATGCTTCCACGGCACTCGGCGTGCATCACCGTCCAGAGGTGACGAGTGTCTATGACGTTTTGCTCGGGGATAGCGAACTGGCTGACGCACTGCAAGTGTCGAGTGACCACGAGAATCTCCTCTGTGTGCCATCCACTATCAACCTTGCGGGCGCTGAGATCGAGCTTGTTTCACTCGTTGCCCGTGAACAGCGCCTTCGCACGGCCGTTGAAACCTTCCTGCGTGAATCAGAGCGCGATTACCACTACGTTTTCATCGACTGCCCGCCATCTTTGGGACTGCTCACCGTAAATGCTTTTGTCGCCGCCGACGAGGTGCTGATCCCGATCCAGTGCGAGTACTACGCGCTTGAAGGCTTGAGTCAGTTGCTTGGCAATATTCAACTCATCCAGAAGCACCTGAATCCCAGCCTCCGTGTCTCAACGATTCTGCTCACCATGTACGATGCCCGCACGAACCTCGCGCAAGAGGTTGCTGGCGAGGTGCGCGCCCACTTCCCGAAGGAAGTGTTGAATGCTGTTGTTCCGCGCTCCGTGCGAATCTCGGAGGCCCCGAGCTATGGTCAGACGGTGCACGCCTACGACGGCGCCTCGATCGGCGCCTTGGCCTACCTTGAAGCCGCGGCTGAAATGGCCGAACGTGGTGCGGACGGTAGCAAGAATGATCCTGTGAACGACGGAGGAGCGTAG
- a CDS encoding ParB/RepB/Spo0J family partition protein gives MATKKRGGLGRGIGALIPQAPASGERPVDVFFPANGTGSAAAMAAAAESEAASAVSDTEETPKGEALREVPGAQLTRLDVSDIVPNRLQPRTEFDEEALDELTHSVREFGVFQPIVVRAIDNAPAKGPHYELIMGERRLRASKRAGLETIPAIVRSTADEHMLRDALLENLHRAQLNPLEEASAYQQLLADFGITQDQLATRIGRSRPQISNTIRLLKLPETVQARVAAGVLSAGHARAILSLDGDAQAMQRLADKIVNEGLSVRAAEAVAGEEPKRKIPKPRAGGVQAQLGEISDRLGDRFDTRVAVKLGAKKGQIIIDFATIADLKRILSELGDPGFS, from the coding sequence ATGGCGACGAAAAAACGAGGCGGACTCGGGCGCGGCATCGGCGCGCTGATCCCCCAGGCGCCAGCATCCGGCGAGCGCCCTGTCGACGTGTTCTTTCCAGCGAATGGCACAGGATCGGCGGCAGCTATGGCTGCAGCCGCCGAAAGCGAGGCGGCTTCAGCGGTGTCTGATACGGAAGAGACGCCCAAGGGCGAGGCCCTACGCGAGGTTCCTGGCGCTCAGCTCACGCGCTTGGATGTCAGCGATATTGTGCCGAACCGGCTGCAGCCGCGCACCGAGTTTGACGAGGAAGCGCTCGACGAGCTGACGCACAGCGTGCGTGAGTTCGGTGTGTTCCAGCCGATCGTGGTGCGCGCAATTGACAACGCGCCAGCGAAAGGCCCGCACTACGAACTCATTATGGGTGAGCGGAGGCTTCGCGCCTCAAAGCGTGCGGGTCTTGAGACGATCCCCGCTATCGTTCGCAGCACGGCGGACGAGCATATGCTTCGCGACGCGCTGCTCGAAAACCTGCACCGCGCACAGCTGAACCCGCTCGAAGAGGCGTCCGCTTATCAGCAATTGCTTGCGGACTTCGGCATCACGCAGGATCAGCTCGCCACCCGTATCGGCCGTTCGCGGCCCCAGATCTCAAATACGATCCGCCTGCTCAAGCTCCCGGAGACCGTGCAGGCGCGGGTCGCCGCGGGTGTACTCTCTGCGGGGCACGCGCGCGCGATCCTGTCGCTTGACGGTGATGCACAAGCGATGCAGCGTCTTGCCGACAAGATTGTGAACGAGGGGCTTTCGGTACGGGCGGCCGAGGCCGTTGCCGGCGAAGAGCCGAAGCGAAAGATCCCGAAGCCGCGTGCGGGTGGGGTGCAGGCGCAGCTCGGAGAGATCTCAGATCGTCTGGGGGATCGCTTTGACACCCGTGTCGCCGTGAAGCTTGGGGCGAAGAAAGGCCAGATCATCATCGACTTCGCGACGATCGCTGACCTGAAGCGGATCTTGTCTGAGCTGGGCGACCCCGGGTTCAGCTAA
- a CDS encoding GNAT family N-acetyltransferase, with the protein MPAIELHTARTILTAPTLDDVPAIFEACQDPSIQRWTTVPAPYKREHAVGFVEHVTQAWESGEEHTWAIRHAGVLCGMIGLIRQEPGAAEIGYWVSPTARGQGLFAEAGRAVLDWGFAAHGGELERIEWRAYAGNVPSAYSARALGFRYEGHLRRGLPQRGKRFDGWIAGLLAVDDREPRPWPVLNG; encoded by the coding sequence ATGCCCGCCATTGAGTTGCACACAGCACGAACCATACTCACGGCGCCCACCCTTGACGACGTCCCCGCCATCTTCGAGGCTTGCCAGGACCCCAGCATTCAACGCTGGACAACGGTGCCTGCTCCCTACAAGCGCGAGCACGCCGTTGGTTTCGTTGAGCATGTAACTCAGGCCTGGGAGTCCGGCGAGGAGCACACATGGGCGATCCGCCACGCAGGTGTGCTGTGTGGCATGATCGGCCTCATTCGGCAAGAACCCGGTGCCGCGGAGATCGGCTACTGGGTTTCCCCTACTGCGCGGGGCCAAGGCCTGTTCGCGGAAGCGGGCCGCGCCGTCCTTGACTGGGGCTTCGCGGCACACGGCGGAGAGCTTGAACGCATCGAATGGCGTGCATACGCCGGCAACGTTCCCTCGGCCTACAGTGCTCGCGCGCTCGGCTTCCGCTATGAGGGTCACCTGCGCCGCGGCTTGCCTCAAAGAGGTAAGCGTTTTGACGGCTGGATCGCAGGGCTACTCGCGGTCGATGACCGTGAGCCGCGACCCTGGCCCGTCTTGAACGGGTGA